One Gemmatimonadales bacterium genomic window, GTGATGCTCCTGATCGCTCGGCCGCACCACCGTCAGCACGCCGTTGTCGAGCGACGCCGTGATGTCCCGCGGCAGCTCGCGGCTCAACTCGCCCTTCGGGCCCTTGACCGCCACCGTCCCGCCCTTGATCGTCACCGTGACGTCTTTGGGAACGCTGATGGGTCTCCGTCCAATTCGTGACACGTCGCCTCCTACCAGACAACCGCGAGGAGTTCGCCGCCCAAGTTGGCCGCTCGTGCCTGACTATCGCTCATCAACCCCTTGGGGGTCGAGACGATGGCCATACCGAGACCATTCTTGATGCGGGGAATCTCGCGGCTCTTGACGTAGCGGCGCAGGCCCGGTGACGACATCCGCTTCATCTCACGAATCACCGGGCGCTCGTTATGGTAGCGCAAGGTGATGCGGAGCAGCCCGCGGGGGCCGTCCTCGAGGACCTTGAAGTCCGCGATGTAGTGATTGTCATGGAGAATCCGCGCCAACTCGACCTTGAGTCGCGACGCCGGAATGTCCACGCGACGCTGGCCCGCCGATGCTGCGTTGCGGATGCGGGCCAGCATATCCGCGACAGGATCTGTCATGCTCATGCGTGATCCCTTCCCTTACCAACTCGCCTTGCGCACGCCGGGGAGATGTCCCCGGAGCGCGAGTTCCCGGAAGCACAACCGGCAGAGCCCGAACTTCCGCAGTACAGCCCGCGCCCGACCGCAGCGCTGGCAACGACGGACGGCCCGCGCCTTGAACTTCGGCACCCGCTTGGCACGCTCAATCCAACTGGTCTTCGCCATTTCTCGCCTCTCGCCTTACAGGGCCGGTCGAATCGGGGTTTCGCCCCGGAACGGCCACCCGAACTCCTTGAGTAGCGCGAGCGCGAGATCATCCCGCCCCGCCGTCGTCACGATCGTGATATCCATCCCGTGGACCTTGTCGACCTTGTCATAGTCGATCTCGGGGAAGATCAACTGCTCCTTGATCCCGAAGGAGTAGTTCCCCCGTCCATCGAAGCTCCGGCTCGGCATGCCGCGGAAGTCACGCGTCCGGGGCAGCGAGAACGAAATGAAGCGGTCGAGGAACTCGTACATCCGCGGACCGCGCAGCGTCACCATCACGCCGACCGGCACACCCTCGCGAAGGCCGAAGTTCGAGATCGCCTTCTTGGCCCGGGTAATCACAGGGCGCTGCCCGGTGATCGCCAGCATCTCGTCGACCAGCGCATCGAGCGCCTTCGGATTCTTGCTCGCCTCGCCAAGACCGACATTGAGCACGATCTTGCTGATCCGGGGAATCTGCATCGGATTCTCGAGCCCGAACTGCTGCTTGATCCGATCGCGGATGGTCCGGGTGTAGTAGTCGAGCAGCCGTGGCGTGCCCTCCGACACCTTCGGCGTCGGATCGGTCGCAACCTGCGACTTGCCGGAGCCCTTGGTGCTCCCGCCACCCTTGCCCGGCTTCCCACCTGCCGGCGCGCCCTTGGGCGCCGCCTTCTTCGCCTTTGCCTCAGCCATCGTTACCGATTCCTCGCGATCGACTGTCCGGACTTGACGGCGATCCGCTCAACCGTGCCGTCCTTGTCCTTCTGCCGCCGAATCCTGGTCGGCTCACCCGTCTTCGGGTCGAGTAACATCACGTTCGAGTGGTGGATCGGCGCCGGGCGCTCCACGATGCCCGACTGCTGATTCGGACCGCTCGCCTTGAGATGGCGCTTGACCAGGTTCACTCCTTCGAGCGTGACCCGTCCCGTCTTGGGATGGACCCGCAGCACCCGAGCGCGCTGCCCGGCATGCTCACCCGAAATGACCTGAACCGTATCACCCTTGGTGATCGACATCTTGACGCGCACCACGGCCTTGGGGCCGAGCTTACGGCGCGCCTTGCGATGAACGAGAATCCGCATATCAGATCACCTCCGGCGCCAGCGACACGATCTTCATGTAGCGCTTCTCACGCAGCTCACGGGCAACCGGCCCGAAGATACGGGTCGCGCGCGGCTCGCCCTGATCGTTGATGAGCACCGCCGCGTTCTCGTCGAAGCGGATGTAGGAGCCGTCCTTCCGACGGGTCTCCTTCGCGACCCGGACGATCACCGCGCGGGCCACGTCACCCTTCTTGACCTGCCCCGTCGGGATCGCATCCTTGATCGCGACGATTACGACGTCACCCAAACCGGCATAACGCCGCTTCGAGCCGCCCAATACGCGGATCACGAGGGCTTTGCGCGCCCCACTGTTGTCCGCGACTCGTAAAATCGATTCCTGTTGGACCATATCCGGTGCCCTTGTCTGGTTGAGCGCCGCAGAGCGGCACCCGACGACTTCCTACTTTGCGCGCTCGACGATCTCGGTCACGCGCCACCGGACGGTCTTCGCCAGCGGCCGCGTTTCCATGACCCGCACCACGTCTCCGGCTTTCGCATCCTTCTCGTTGCGCGCCTTGATCGTCTTGGTCCGGGTGATCTGCTTCCCGTACATCGGGTGGGAGAACCGCCGCTCCAGCACCACCGTGACCGTGTTGGTCATCTTGTCGCTCTTGACGACACCGGTGCGCACCTTGCGCCGATTCCGGGCCGACTCATTCTGCTCGGTCATGGTCTACGCCTCATGTCCCTTCTGCCGCAGCACCGTCTTGATCCGCGCGATGTCCCGTCGCCGGGTCCGGAACTGAATCGGGTTCTCAACCGCCTCGGTTGCCGTCCGGAAGCGAATCCGGAACTGCTCTTCCTTGAACTCGGCCAACTTGGCCTCGAGTTCCTCTACCGAAAGCTGCGCCAGGTCCGACGCTCGTTGCGCCTTCATGCTAGTGCTCCTCCCGCTTCACGAACCGGGTCTTGAGCGGCAGCTTGGCCGAGGCGAGCTCGAACGCTTTGCGTGCCACATCCTCCGGCACCCCTTCGACCTCGAAGAGGATCCGCGCCGGCTTGACCACCGCGACCCATCCTTCCGGATTGCCCTTACCCGAGCCCATGCGGGTTTCCGCCGGCTTCTTGGTGATGGGCTTATCCGGGAACACCCGAATCCACATCTTGCCGCCGCGCTTCATCGCACGCGAAATCGCGATACGCGACGCTTCGATCTGGCGGTTGGTGAGCCATCCCGGCTCCGTCGTCGCCAGAGCATACTCGCCGTACGCGATGGTGCTGCCACGCAGGGCCGTGCCCCGGGTCCGACCTTTGAACTGCTTGCGGAACTTGATCCGCTTCGGCGCAAGCATTGTTATGCCCCCGTGCTGTACGTCTTGCCGGTGACGTCTTCCACGACCTCACCGCGGAAGATCCAGACCTTGATACCGATGGTACCGTAGGTGGTCTTCGCCGTGCTCGTCGCGTAGTCGATGTCCGCTCGCAGCGTATGCAGCGGCACCCGGCCTTCGTGATACTTTTCCGTCCGCGCGATCTCGGCCCCGCCGAGTCGACCGGACACTCGAACGCGGATACCTTGCGCACCCATCCGCATCGCCGCCTGGACCGCCCGCTTCATCGCCCGGCGGAACGAAATCCGCTGGATGATCTGATGCGCGATGTTGTCGCCCACCAGCTGCGCGGACGTCTCGGGCCGCTTGATTTCCTCGACGTTGATCGCCGCTTCCTTCGACGTCAGCTGTGCCAGCTCGTCCCGGAGCTTGTCGACCTCGGCGCCCTTCTTACCGATCACCACACCCGGCCGGCCCGTATGGACCGTCACGGTGACCTTGCCAGGCCGCCGCTCGATGTGGATCTCCGCAATGGCCGCGTGGCCGAGACGGGTCATCAAGTACTTCCGGATCAGCTCGTCTTCCTTGAGCAGCGCGGGCATGTCCTTCCCCGCATACCAGCGGGACACCCACGGCTTGACGATCCCGAGCCGAAACCCGACCGGATTGGTTTTCTGACCCATCGACTACTCCTTGCTCCGCACGTGGATCTCCACGTGGCTCGTCCGCTTCTTGATCGGTGTGGCCCGGCCCTGCGCCGCAGCGTGGATCCGCTTGAGCGGCTTACCCCCGTTGACCAGCGCGCGGGCGACCACCAGCTCGTCGGCGTCGAACCGCTCATTGGCCGCGAGGGCCTTCTGCTCGGCGTTCGACACCGCGCTCTTGAGCGTCTTGGCGATCTGCTTCGCCGCATTCCGCTTGTTGAACTTGAGGATCGCCAACGCCTCGTTGACGTCCTTCCCGCGGATCAAGTCGATCACCAGGCGCATCTTGCGCGGACTCTGGCGGACGTGCCGCTGGATTGCGTGTCCTTGCGACATAATCACTCCGGCTTCGCCTTCTTGTCAGCCACCAGCTTGCCGCTGTGGCCCTTGAAGGTACGGGTCGGTGCAAACTCGCCGAGTTTGTGACCCACCATGTTTTCGGTGACATACACCGGCACATGCTTGTTGCCGTTATGCACCCCGAACGTGTGGCCAACGAACTCCGGCAGCACCGTGCTCGCACGGCTCCAGGTCTTGATGACCTGCTTGCTGTTCTTCGTGTTCAAGACCTGCACCTTGCGGAGCAAGGATTCATGAACATACGGTCCCTTCTTGATGCTCCGGCTCATTACGACGCTCCACCGCCAGTGGCCTTACCGCGCTTCCGTCCGCGAACGATCAACCGATTCGTGGCATTCTTCCGCCGCCGCGTCTTGACACCTTCGCGCTTACCCCACGGGGAAACCGGCGGACGGCCACCCGAGCTCTTACCCTCACCACCGCCGAGCGGATGGTCAACCGGGTTCTTCGCGACACCACGCACTTTGCCGCGGCGACCGAGCCAGCGGGTCTTCCCCGCCTTGCCCAGCGAGATCAGCTCGTGCTCGGCGTTACCGACTTCGCCGATCGTGGCGGTGCAGCGTGACAGCACCATCCGCATCTCGCCCGACTTGAGCCGAAGCGTGACGTACTTGCCTTCCCGCGCCATCACCTGAGCATACTGACCGGCACTCCGGGCAATCGAACCGCCCTTGCCGACCTTGAGCTCGATGTTGTGTACGTTGGTACCAAGCGGAATCTCTCCGAGCGGCAAGGCATTGCCTGTCCGCGCGTCGGTGCCCGGGCCGCTCTGAATCCGATCACCCTGCTTGAGACCGGCCGGATGCAGGATGTAACGCTTCTCACCGTCCGCGTAGACGATCAGCGCAATCCGAGCGCTCCGATTCGGATCGTACTCGATGTGCGCCACCGTGCCCGGAATCCCGTGCTTGTCGCGCTTGAAATCGATGATCCGATAGTGCTGCCGGTGACCGCCACCGATGGCACGCATCGTGACGTGTCCCTTGTTGTTCCGACCGCCCTTTTTCTTGAGCGGCTCGAGCAAGGACTTTTCCGGCGTCGAACGCGTGATCTCATCGAAACTCGCGACCGACCGGAACCGGGTGCCCGCTGACGTCGGGCGATATTGCCGAATAGCCATCGTTTAGCCCTCGAACACGGCAATCGAGTCGCCGTCTTTCAGGGTGACCAGCGCCTTCTTCCACGCGCCCGTCTTGCCGCGGGTGCGACCACGCACCACCTCGGCTCGCCGCACCTGCATGGTGCGCACGCTCGTGACGGTCACGCCGAAGAGCTTCTCCAATGCGTTCTTGATGTCCCGCTTGCTCGAAGCCGGGTTCACCTGAAACGCATATTCCTTCCGGTTCTGGTACGCCGCGGAACTCTTTTCCGTCACCAGCGGCTTGACCACGATATCATGAAGGGCGGGCATTACTCACTCCCCTTCTTCTTGGGCGCGGCCTTCTTGGCCGGCGCCTTCTTGGTTGCCTTGGGCTTCACAGCCTTGGCCTCGGTCGCCTCCGGAGCCTCAGCCGCCGCCTTCTTGGGCGCTGCCTTGGCACGCTTGGCCGGAGCCTTCTTGGCCTTGGCCGGTTCCGCAGCGACCTTCGCCGCCTTCGGCGCCAAAGGAGCTACGGTGTCCTCGATCGGCGCCTCGCCGGTCAAGGCGCCACGCTCGATGACCACCGCGCCCGACCACAGAATGTGGTAGGCCGAGGCATCCGCGTACGGCAGCACTTCGATCGACGGCAGGTTGCGACCGCTCAGATAGACGCTCCGTCGCACCCCGTTGGTGAGCAAGAGTACCTTCTGTCCGGCAAAGCCGAGCGCCTCGACCAGGCCGGCCAGCTGCGCCGTCTTGGGTCCGGCAAAATCGAGCGCCTCGATCACAGCCAGCGCGCCCTCACGCGCCCGCGCATTGAGCGCCGAGCGACGAGCCAGCTGCTTGACCTTCTTCGGAATGCCCTGGGTGTAGTCGCGGGGGTGCGGTCCATGCGCCACGCCACCGCCAGGCCAATGCGGCGCCCGGGTGGTACCCTGGCGCGCCCGACCGGTTCCCTTCTGCTTCCACGGCTTCTGGTTGCCACCCGTGACCCAACGGCGGGTTTTGGTCGAATGGGTACCCTGACGCTGATTGGCCAGGTACACCTTCACCGCCTGATGGAGCACCGGCTCATTCACCGTGCCATCGAAGACATCGTCCGGCAGAGCGTGACTGCCGCTCTTCTTGCCGTTAGCCGCAAACAGCGGAGCTTCAATCATGGCGACTCTTACCTCCCTGCTTCGCCACCGTCACGATGCCGTTCTTGGCACCCGGGATTGCGCCGCGGACGAACAACAGATTCCGCTCCGCATCGACCCGCACCACCTTGAGCCCGAGCTCGGTGTGCCGACGATCGCCCATGTGGCCAGGCATCCGCTTGCCCTTGATGACCCGCGACGGATCCGTACCGGCGCCGATCGAGCCCGGCTTCCGATGCCGCGTGTTACCGTGTGAGGCAGGCCCACCACCGGCACCGTAGCGGTGCACCAGACCCTGGAAGCCACGGCCCTTCGAACGGCCCGTGATCTTGACCAGTTCACCGGCCGCAAAGATGTCGACCGTCACCGTGTCGCCGAGTTTCGGGGCATCGCCGTTGACCGCGAAGGTGCGCACCACACTCGGTGCTCCCTCGACGCCGGCCGCCTTGGCATGCCCGACTTCGGCTTTGCTGGCACGCTGTGCACGCTTCTGACCGTAGCCGAGCTGCACGCCGTCCTCACGCACCTGGAGCACCCGGCAGGGACCGACTTCGATCACCGTGACCGGTACCGATGAGCCGTCGTCCACGAACACGCGGGTCATCCCGATTTTCCGTCCAATCAATCCAGCCGTCATCGCTACTCAACCTTGATTTCAACGTCGACGCCCGCCGGAAGGTCGAGCTTCGTCAACGCATCCATCGTCTGAGGACGAGAGTCGTTGATGTCCAAGAGCCGCTTGTGGGTCCGGAGCTCGAACTGCTCCCGACTCTTCTTGTCCACGTGCGGGCTCCGCAGCACCGTCCACCGCTCGATCTTGCTCGGCAGCGGAATCGGCCCCGAAACCTGCGCACCAGTCTTTTCGACAGACCGCACGATATCCGCCGCGGCCTGGTCGAGCACCGCGTGATCGAACGCCTTGAGGCGAATGCGGATCTTGCTAGCCATACCTTCTCCTGACTACTTGAGGATCTTGGTGACGACGCCCGCGCCGACCGTCCGACCACCCTCGCGAATCGCGAACCGCAACCCCTCGTCCATCGCGATCGGCGTGATCAGCTCCACCTTCATCTGCACGTTGTCGCCCGGCATCACCATCTCCACCCCCGCCGGCAACTCGATGTTCCCCGTCACGTCCGTCGTCCGGAAGTAGAACTGCGGCCGGTACCCCTTGAAGAACGGCGTATGCCGCCCCCCTTCATCCTTCGTCAACACGTAGATCTCCGACTCGAACGACGTGTGCGGCGTGATGCTCCCCGCCTTCGCCAACACCATCCCCCGCTCGATTTCCGTCTTCTCCACGCCCCGCAGCAACAGCCCCGCGTTGTCCCCGGCCACCCCTTCATCCAGCAGCTTCCGGAACATCTCCACGCCCGTCACCACGCTCTTCTTCTCGCTCCCGAACCCGATCAAGGACACTTCCTCCCCCACCTTGATCTTGCCCCGCTCGATTCGCCCCGTCGCCACCGTCCCCCGCCCCGTGATCGAGAACACATCCTCGACCGGCATCAGGAACGGCTTGTCGATCTCGCGCACCGGCTCCGGAATGAACGTATCCAACGCGTCGTACAACTCCTGAATCTTCGCCACCCACTTCTCGTCGCCCTCGATCGCCTTGATCGCCGAGCCCCGAATCACCGGCGTGTCATCCCCCGGATAGTTGTACTTCGTCAACAGCTCCCGCACCTCGAGCTCCACCAGATCGAGCAACTCCTCGTCCTC contains:
- the rplX gene encoding 50S ribosomal protein L24, whose protein sequence is MSITKGDTVQVISGEHAGQRARVLRVHPKTGRVTLEGVNLVKRHLKASGPNQQSGIVERPAPIHHSNVMLLDPKTGEPTRIRRQKDKDGTVERIAVKSGQSIARNR
- the rpsH gene encoding 30S ribosomal protein S8, which translates into the protein MSMTDPVADMLARIRNAASAGQRRVDIPASRLKVELARILHDNHYIADFKVLEDGPRGLLRITLRYHNERPVIREMKRMSSPGLRRYVKSREIPRIKNGLGMAIVSTPKGLMSDSQARAANLGGELLAVVW
- the rplB gene encoding 50S ribosomal protein L2 codes for the protein MAIRQYRPTSAGTRFRSVASFDEITRSTPEKSLLEPLKKKGGRNNKGHVTMRAIGGGHRQHYRIIDFKRDKHGIPGTVAHIEYDPNRSARIALIVYADGEKRYILHPAGLKQGDRIQSGPGTDARTGNALPLGEIPLGTNVHNIELKVGKGGSIARSAGQYAQVMAREGKYVTLRLKSGEMRMVLSRCTATIGEVGNAEHELISLGKAGKTRWLGRRGKVRGVAKNPVDHPLGGGEGKSSGGRPPVSPWGKREGVKTRRRKNATNRLIVRGRKRGKATGGGAS
- the rpsS gene encoding 30S ribosomal protein S19, coding for MSRSIKKGPYVHESLLRKVQVLNTKNSKQVIKTWSRASTVLPEFVGHTFGVHNGNKHVPVYVTENMVGHKLGEFAPTRTFKGHSGKLVADKKAKPE
- the rpmC gene encoding 50S ribosomal protein L29, with the translated sequence MKAQRASDLAQLSVEELEAKLAEFKEEQFRIRFRTATEAVENPIQFRTRRRDIARIKTVLRQKGHEA
- the rplV gene encoding 50S ribosomal protein L22; translation: MSQGHAIQRHVRQSPRKMRLVIDLIRGKDVNEALAILKFNKRNAAKQIAKTLKSAVSNAEQKALAANERFDADELVVARALVNGGKPLKRIHAAAQGRATPIKKRTSHVEIHVRSKE
- the rplE gene encoding 50S ribosomal protein L5, which gives rise to MAEAKAKKAAPKGAPAGGKPGKGGGSTKGSGKSQVATDPTPKVSEGTPRLLDYYTRTIRDRIKQQFGLENPMQIPRISKIVLNVGLGEASKNPKALDALVDEMLAITGQRPVITRAKKAISNFGLREGVPVGVMVTLRGPRMYEFLDRFISFSLPRTRDFRGMPSRSFDGRGNYSFGIKEQLIFPEIDYDKVDKVHGMDITIVTTAGRDDLALALLKEFGWPFRGETPIRPAL
- the rplD gene encoding 50S ribosomal protein L4 — translated: MIEAPLFAANGKKSGSHALPDDVFDGTVNEPVLHQAVKVYLANQRQGTHSTKTRRWVTGGNQKPWKQKGTGRARQGTTRAPHWPGGGVAHGPHPRDYTQGIPKKVKQLARRSALNARAREGALAVIEALDFAGPKTAQLAGLVEALGFAGQKVLLLTNGVRRSVYLSGRNLPSIEVLPYADASAYHILWSGAVVIERGALTGEAPIEDTVAPLAPKAAKVAAEPAKAKKAPAKRAKAAPKKAAAEAPEATEAKAVKPKATKKAPAKKAAPKKKGSE
- a CDS encoding type Z 30S ribosomal protein S14: MAKTSWIERAKRVPKFKARAVRRCQRCGRARAVLRKFGLCRLCFRELALRGHLPGVRKASW
- the rpsQ gene encoding 30S ribosomal protein S17 — encoded protein: MTEQNESARNRRKVRTGVVKSDKMTNTVTVVLERRFSHPMYGKQITRTKTIKARNEKDAKAGDVVRVMETRPLAKTVRWRVTEIVERAK
- the rplC gene encoding 50S ribosomal protein L3 is translated as MTAGLIGRKIGMTRVFVDDGSSVPVTVIEVGPCRVLQVREDGVQLGYGQKRAQRASKAEVGHAKAAGVEGAPSVVRTFAVNGDAPKLGDTVTVDIFAAGELVKITGRSKGRGFQGLVHRYGAGGGPASHGNTRHRKPGSIGAGTDPSRVIKGKRMPGHMGDRRHTELGLKVVRVDAERNLLFVRGAIPGAKNGIVTVAKQGGKSRHD
- the rpsC gene encoding 30S ribosomal protein S3 — encoded protein: MGQKTNPVGFRLGIVKPWVSRWYAGKDMPALLKEDELIRKYLMTRLGHAAIAEIHIERRPGKVTVTVHTGRPGVVIGKKGAEVDKLRDELAQLTSKEAAINVEEIKRPETSAQLVGDNIAHQIIQRISFRRAMKRAVQAAMRMGAQGIRVRVSGRLGGAEIARTEKYHEGRVPLHTLRADIDYATSTAKTTYGTIGIKVWIFRGEVVEDVTGKTYSTGA
- the rplP gene encoding 50S ribosomal protein L16 yields the protein MLAPKRIKFRKQFKGRTRGTALRGSTIAYGEYALATTEPGWLTNRQIEASRIAISRAMKRGGKMWIRVFPDKPITKKPAETRMGSGKGNPEGWVAVVKPARILFEVEGVPEDVARKAFELASAKLPLKTRFVKREEH
- the tuf gene encoding elongation factor Tu; protein product: MGKAKFERNKPHVNVGTIGHVDHGKTTTTAALTKIAADKGLGAYVPYDQVAKASESQGRRDATKILTIATSHVEYSTANRHYAHVDCPGHADYVKNMITGAAQMDGAILVVSAVDGPMPQTREHILLARQVNVPSIVVFLNKCDLVEDEELLDLVELEVRELLTKYNYPGDDTPVIRGSAIKAIEGDEKWVAKIQELYDALDTFIPEPVREIDKPFLMPVEDVFSITGRGTVATGRIERGKIKVGEEVSLIGFGSEKKSVVTGVEMFRKLLDEGVAGDNAGLLLRGVEKTEIERGMVLAKAGSITPHTSFESEIYVLTKDEGGRHTPFFKGYRPQFYFRTTDVTGNIELPAGVEMVMPGDNVQMKVELITPIAMDEGLRFAIREGGRTVGAGVVTKILK
- the rplN gene encoding 50S ribosomal protein L14, coding for MVQQESILRVADNSGARKALVIRVLGGSKRRYAGLGDVVIVAIKDAIPTGQVKKGDVARAVIVRVAKETRRKDGSYIRFDENAAVLINDQGEPRATRIFGPVARELREKRYMKIVSLAPEVI
- the rpsJ gene encoding 30S ribosomal protein S10, producing MASKIRIRLKAFDHAVLDQAAADIVRSVEKTGAQVSGPIPLPSKIERWTVLRSPHVDKKSREQFELRTHKRLLDINDSRPQTMDALTKLDLPAGVDVEIKVE
- the rplW gene encoding 50S ribosomal protein L23, with product MPALHDIVVKPLVTEKSSAAYQNRKEYAFQVNPASSKRDIKNALEKLFGVTVTSVRTMQVRRAEVVRGRTRGKTGAWKKALVTLKDGDSIAVFEG